A window of the Brassica oleracea var. oleracea cultivar TO1000 chromosome C1, BOL, whole genome shotgun sequence genome harbors these coding sequences:
- the LOC106315512 gene encoding BOI-related E3 ubiquitin-protein ligase 1: MLGGNNENPLPQDSQFQYQTNTSLNQLHLLGTMRAGCTIDPINYFANDNLATMSRNNSKRARETETNHSIQRQQKLQSSFDYNYNNNSVAQDEAPKQNLVSTGLRLSYDNDERNSCANGSITTPMFQSLGDTIRLDLDRQKEELDQFLKFQGNQLAKGVRDIKQRHVTSFVTALEKDVSMKLQEKDQEIENMKKKNRELVEKIKKVAVESQNWHYRAKYNESVVNALKVNLQQVMSHGNNTNPGGVLAVEEGYGDSEIDDEAASYNYMNIPGMPNTGMRCKSCNVKEVSVLLVPCRHLSLCKDCDVFTGFCPVCQSFKTSSVQVFFS; the protein is encoded by the exons ATGTTGGGAGGCAACAATGAGAACCCTTTACCACAGGATAGCCAGTTTCAGTACCAAACAAACACTTCGTTGAATCAGCTTCACTTGCTTGGAACCA TGAGAGCTGGTTGCACTATTGATCCTATAAACTACTTTGCTAACGATAACCTTGCTACAATGTCTCGGAATAATAGCAAACGCGCTAGGGAGACCGAGACCAACCATAGTATCCAGAGACAGCAGAAGCTGCAGAGCTCTTTTGACTATAACTACAACAACAATAGTGTTGCTCAAGATGAAGCCCCAAAGCAGAACTTAGTGTCCACTGGTCTGAGACTATCTTATGACAATGATGAGAGAAACTCTTGTGCAAATGGAAGCATCACAACTCCAATGTTTCAGTCACTCGGTGACACTATCAGATTGGACTTGGATAGACAGAAAGAAGAGCTTGATCAGTTTCTCAAATTCCAG GGGAACCAACTGGCGAAAGGTGTGAGAGATATAAAACAGAGACATGTCACGTCCTTTGTCACGGCCTTAGAGAAGGATGTGAGCATGAAGCTTCAAGAGAAAGACCAGGAGATCGAAAACATGAAGAAGAAGAACCGGGAACTCGTGGAAAAGATAAAAAAAGTGGCGGTAGAATCTCAGAACTGGCATTACAGGGCAAAGTACAATGAATCTGTGGTTAATGCCTTAAAGGTAAACCTGCAACAAGTGATGTCACATGGAAACAACACCAATCCAGGTGGTGTATTAGCAGTGGAAGAAGGGTACGGGGATAGCGAGATTGATGATGAGGCAGCTTCATACAACTACATGAACATCCCGGGGATGCCAAACACTGGGATGAGATGCAAGTCGTGTAACGTAAAGGAGGTTTCGGTCTTGCTTGTACCGTGTAGGCACTTGAGTTTGTGTAAAGACTGTGATGTGTTCACTGGTTTTTGTCCTGTTTGTCAGTCTTTCAAAACTTCTAGCGTTCAAGTCTTTTTCTCATGA